One genomic region from Gammaproteobacteria bacterium encodes:
- a CDS encoding M20/M25/M40 family metallo-hydrolase, producing MRLKGSDWRVIGGMLACFAVGACAGDDEAGDSLSGSSRDARAAAATITEADFLDRVAILAHDSMRGRATPSPEIEEAARWIAGELAAMGLEPGGGGGEFIQRYSFRPRIVDLEAPAIDAPNVAAVLTGSDPELRNEYVVFSAHMDHVGVRDPDASGDSIYNGADDDASGTAAVIEIAEAFAALEEPPARSTVFLLVSGEERGLHGSRAYADDPPEPVASGRMVANLNMDMVGRNWPDTIVAIGKEHSDLGATLQRVNAAHPELGMTAIDDLWPDENFYFRSDHYNFARNGVPVLFFFNGTHDDYHRPSDEVELIDAEKGARLTRLIFYLGLEIASAPEPPEWNPESRRMIVEMIENRR from the coding sequence GTGAGATTGAAGGGAAGCGATTGGCGCGTGATCGGAGGGATGCTGGCCTGTTTCGCGGTCGGCGCGTGCGCGGGCGACGACGAAGCGGGAGACTCCTTGTCCGGCTCGTCCAGGGACGCTCGGGCGGCCGCCGCGACCATCACCGAAGCCGACTTTCTGGACCGGGTGGCGATTCTGGCCCACGACTCCATGCGGGGCCGGGCCACGCCGAGCCCGGAGATCGAGGAGGCCGCGCGCTGGATTGCGGGAGAGCTCGCTGCAATGGGACTCGAACCGGGTGGTGGCGGGGGCGAGTTCATCCAGCGCTACTCTTTCCGTCCCCGGATAGTTGATCTCGAAGCCCCTGCGATCGACGCGCCCAACGTGGCCGCCGTGCTGACGGGCAGCGATCCGGAACTGCGGAACGAGTACGTCGTGTTCAGCGCCCACATGGACCACGTGGGAGTGCGGGATCCGGACGCGAGCGGGGACAGCATCTACAACGGCGCCGACGACGACGCCTCCGGAACGGCCGCGGTCATCGAGATCGCCGAGGCGTTTGCCGCCCTCGAAGAGCCGCCGGCGCGGTCGACGGTGTTCCTGCTGGTGAGCGGGGAGGAGCGGGGCCTGCACGGAAGCCGCGCCTACGCCGACGACCCGCCGGAACCGGTCGCCTCGGGGCGCATGGTGGCCAACCTCAACATGGACATGGTGGGCCGCAACTGGCCCGACACCATCGTGGCCATCGGCAAGGAGCACTCGGATCTGGGGGCGACCCTGCAACGCGTCAACGCGGCGCATCCCGAGCTCGGCATGACCGCCATCGACGACCTGTGGCCGGACGAGAACTTCTACTTCCGTTCGGACCACTACAACTTCGCGCGCAACGGCGTGCCGGTCCTCTTCTTCTTCAACGGGACCCACGACGACTACCACCGGCCGAGCGACGAGGTCGAGCTGATCGACGCCGAAAAGGGAGCGCGCCTGACCCGGCTCATCTTCTACCTGGGGCTCGAGATCGCCAGCGCTCCGGAGCCGCCGGAGTGGAATCCCGAAAGCCGCCGCATGATCGTCGAGATGATCGAGAACAGGCGATGA
- a CDS encoding nitroreductase family protein, which yields MSVRLMPLEDYREYPVREMRARARAFREEVRRRRTVRDFSPRSVPRGIIEDCLLAAGSAPNGANHQPWHFVVVSDPTVKKQIREAAEDEERAFYRGRAPDEWLRALEPLGTDEHKPFLEVAPYLIVIFAESYALLPDGTRRKNYYVTESVGIATGLLITALHHAGLASLTHTPSPMGFLNRILGRPKNERPFLLLVVGYPADDARVPVIGKKSLREIATFSG from the coding sequence ATGAGCGTCCGGCTGATGCCGCTGGAAGACTATCGGGAGTATCCCGTCCGGGAGATGCGCGCCCGTGCGCGCGCGTTCCGCGAGGAAGTCCGCCGCCGGCGCACGGTGCGCGACTTCTCACCGCGCTCCGTGCCGCGCGGGATCATCGAGGACTGCCTGCTCGCCGCCGGTTCCGCCCCCAACGGCGCCAACCACCAGCCCTGGCACTTCGTCGTGGTGAGCGACCCCACGGTGAAGAAGCAGATCCGCGAGGCCGCGGAAGACGAGGAGCGGGCCTTCTACCGGGGACGGGCGCCGGACGAATGGCTGCGGGCGCTCGAACCCCTGGGCACCGACGAACACAAGCCCTTCCTGGAGGTCGCGCCGTACCTGATCGTGATCTTCGCCGAGAGCTACGCTCTGCTCCCCGACGGGACCCGCCGCAAGAACTACTACGTGACCGAGTCGGTCGGCATCGCCACGGGGCTGCTCATCACGGCCCTCCATCACGCCGGCCTGGCATCGCTCACCCACACGCCCAGCCCCATGGGCTTCCTGAACCGCATCCTGGGCCGTCCGAAAAACGAGCGCCCCTTCCTGTTGCTGGTGGTGGGGTATCCGGCGGACGACGCCAGGGTGCCCGTCATCGGCAAGAAGTCCCTGCGCGAGATCGCGACCTTCAGCGGGTAG